TCCTCAAGGGCGGGTACACGATCAGGGAGGAGACGGAGACCTACGAGCCCGGAGATCAGGTGTCGCTCGCGGGAGGCATCGACCTGAGCAACCCGGCATGGCTATGGCGCGGGAGCGTGCGAGCCATCCTGTATCAAGCCGACCGGTATGACGCGGTCGACTTCTATGAAGCGGGAGACCGGTACGACGGCCAGATGACCTTGCTCCATCGATGGGCGCAGACGTCGCTCTGGGGCTCCCTCTGCCTGGTCTCCTTCGGCGACACAAAGGAGGTCGGCGGTGACGGCCTGAGCGAGAGCGAGTCCCGCACGTTGCGGGGGGAGTACTACGCGGAGGCAGGGATGCGGTATGAAACCCATTCCGGACTCAAAGTGTCGCCGACAGTCGGCCTTCGCATCCTTCGCGGCACGAATGGGGGCGAGGGAAAGGCGCGTCGCGTGGATCTAGGACTCGCGACGGTGATGCGGCTCAGCCCTCGGGCGGGCCTCGAGGTCAAAGGACGCTACGGGCTCGGACGGCTCGAGCAGGCGGCACCTGAACTGACTAACCCGGGGGAGAGCGACCTCTCGGGTCTCGCCGGGGCCGTTTCCCTCATGGTGGACTTCTGAGAGGGTGTTGGAGATGACGCCGATCACTTCCACCGAGGTCGCCGCGCTTCTGACGCGCGTGCGCGCCCTCCTCGGCGCGAAGTATGCCGAGATCGAGCATCACGCGACCGGCGGCATGAAGGTGATCTTCGTCGGGACCAACCGCAAGCTCGCGCGCAGGGAGGCGATCAAGGTTCTCTGGATGCGGCGCGAGATGGCTCCGGAGGATCTCGTGCGCTTCCAGCGCGAGTGGCGAACGGTCGCCGCGCTACGGCATCCCAATGTTGTCGCGATCCACGACGCGGACTACAACGCCGGCGAGAGACTGGCCTGGATGGCCGAGGATTTCATCGAGGGGCCGAGCCTGGGCGAGCTTCTAAGGAGCCAGGCCCTGACGGGGGACCGCAAGCTCGGCATCGCGATCCAGGTCGCCTCCGCCCTCGAGTACGCCCATTCGAAGGGAATCGTCCATCAGGACATCAAGCCGGAGAACATCCTGGTGGACGCGCGGGGGCGGGCCTTCGTGACTGACTTCGGAATCGCCGCGATAGCTGGGCAGCCGCGTGGGGCGGCCGGTCCGGTGTTCGGGACGCCGGCCTTCGTGAGCCCCGAGCAAGCACAGGGCCAGCCGGTCGACAAGCCGAGCGACCTCTACTCCTTCGGCCTCGTCCTCTACGAGATGTTCACCGGGCACCGGCTCTTCGAGGGGCCGAACGCCGAGGATGTGCTCCGCCGACAGATCCACGAGCCGCCCCGCAGCCCCCGCTCGATCCGCCCCGATCTCCCGGAGTCCCTGAACACGCTCCTCCTTATGCTCATCCAGAAGGACCCGGCCAAGAGACCGACGGCCGCAGAGACTCGCCGGCAGCTCGAGGCGATCTCGCGGACGATCGGGGGGGCGCGCAGACCGCTGCCTGCGTGGCCGGTGCTGGCGGGTGGCTTACTTGTCGGGGTGGTGCTCATCGGGTACATCCTTGGCCGGGGGGGAGGGCCTCCTCCGCTAACCGAGGGGAACCAGGACGGGAGGGGCAAGGACCCACCTACGACTGATTCTGCTTCCGTGCCCGGTACGCGCGACACCGCAGTGGTTCTCGACGACAAAGATCCCAAGCCAAGGCCTGAGCGCCCCGATTCGACTCTATTCCCCTCTCCGGCCCCGAAACCCCCGGTCCAGGCCAGCGTCACAACCGGCACGATTCACATGCGGGTGGTGTTTCCGAGTCAGTCGGGCGAGAACCCCGGGAGAGCCCAGATCATGTTAGACGGCAGCCCGACCAACCGCTATGTGCCATTCACACTAGATCGAGTGTGCACGCTTGGCGTCCCGATCACGATCTCGCTGCGATGTTCGGGCTATGAGTTCGACCCACCGGAGATCGAGCGGCGACCTTCTACGCCAGGCGAAACGCTCGAGTTCCGTTTCCAGGTCGCGAGAAGTCCGTAGGACTCCCCGTATCTGGATTGAAGACGGCGTTCTCCTGATAGAAGCACGCGCGGGACGGAGGTTGAAGATGTCTCATAGATACGCTCGATCGACACTCATGCGGATGGGTCCGGTGGTTCTCGTCGCGTTGGTATCGACGCTCCCCGCCCGGCCCTCGCTGGCCGCTCAGCAGCTCCAGGCACCCTCGACTTCCGAAGGGATCAAGGTCGCCGAGGAGAGTTACTACGGGGCGCTGTTCGAGCAGGCGATCCGCCATCTGAACGACTACCTCGCGCGGCAGGATCTTATCAATGCCGAGCGCGTCGATGGATTGAAGCTCCTCGGCTCCTGCTGGATCGCACTGGGCGAGCGGGAAAAGGCGCGCGCAGCCGTCGAGGAGATTCTGGCGCTCGAACCGGACTTCTTGATCGATCCAGACACTGTGCCGCCGGGTCTCCTGCAGGTCTACTTCCGGGTGCTGGATGATCAAGGCAAGCTTGCGCTACGGCGCGGGATCAGATCAGTCGCTGTCCTCGATCTCACGAACAGCTCCGTCACGGCTCGCGACGACATGGATCCCCTTCGGCAAGGACTGGCAGACGCG
The Candidatus Eisenbacteria bacterium genome window above contains:
- a CDS encoding serine/threonine protein kinase, whose translation is MTPITSTEVAALLTRVRALLGAKYAEIEHHATGGMKVIFVGTNRKLARREAIKVLWMRREMAPEDLVRFQREWRTVAALRHPNVVAIHDADYNAGERLAWMAEDFIEGPSLGELLRSQALTGDRKLGIAIQVASALEYAHSKGIVHQDIKPENILVDARGRAFVTDFGIAAIAGQPRGAAGPVFGTPAFVSPEQAQGQPVDKPSDLYSFGLVLYEMFTGHRLFEGPNAEDVLRRQIHEPPRSPRSIRPDLPESLNTLLLMLIQKDPAKRPTAAETRRQLEAISRTIGGARRPLPAWPVLAGGLLVGVVLIGYILGRGGGPPPLTEGNQDGRGKDPPTTDSASVPGTRDTAVVLDDKDPKPRPERPDSTLFPSPAPKPPVQASVTTGTIHMRVVFPSQSGENPGRAQIMLDGSPTNRYVPFTLDRVCTLGVPITISLRCSGYEFDPPEIERRPSTPGETLEFRFQVARSP